The Lonchura striata isolate bLonStr1 chromosome 5, bLonStr1.mat, whole genome shotgun sequence genome window below encodes:
- the CCDC71L gene encoding coiled-coil domain-containing protein 71L produces the protein MTRCRKQAALERGAGKMNTEAGSAAAAAAGARAATATAAGAAAAGGEPAAAAWGLEGEAEKVVYSRSQVSFAGTKALGDALRLFMPKSTEFMSSDSELWNFLCSLKHEFSPVILRSKDVYGYSSCRAVVPDPPPPSERPRRRAGKRRLPAADAKRRAGAAGGSAKRRRRRRRRRRERGRQRPAAGGPRAREDEAAAAEPPGEQADSEQGSPAAAAWEPFGGKSLEEIWKAATPRLTTFPTIRVRGSMWNRRSLAAARRRAQRILGVDLSPVVWVRRFPVAPS, from the coding sequence ATGACCCGTTGTAGGAAGCAGGCGGCGCTGGAGAGAGGAGCCGGGAAGATGAACACAGAGGCGGGgagcgccgcggcggcggccgcgggagcCCGGGCGGCGACGGCGACGGCAGCAGGGGCAGCGGCAGCCGGCGGCGAACCGGCGGCCGCCGcctgggggctggagggggaggCGGAGAAAGTTGTGTACTCGCGCTCACAGGTCTCCTTCGCCGGCACCAAGGCGCTGGGCGACGCCCTCAGGCTCTTCATGCCCAAGTCCACGGAGTTCATGAGCTCCGACTCGGAGCTGTGGAACTTCCTCTGCAGCCTCAAGCACGAGTTCTCCCCGGTCATCCTCCGCAGTAAGGACGTCTACGGATACTCCTCCTGCCGCGCCGTCGTCCCCGACCCGCCGCCGCCCTcggagcggccccgccgccgcgccggcAAGCGGCGCCTCCCGGCTGCGGACGCCaagcgccgggccggggcggcgggcggcagcgccaagcggcggcggcggcggcggcgccgcaggagggagcggggccggcagcGGCCCGCGGCCGGTGGCCCCCGCGCCCGGGAGgacgaggcggcggcggcggagccgcCGGGCGAGCAGGCGGACAGCGAGCAGGGCAGCCCGGCGGCGGCCGCCTGGGAGCCGTTCGGCGGCAAGTCGCTGGAGGAGATCTGGAAGGCGGCTACCCCTCGGCTCACCACGTTCCCCACCATCCGTGTGCGGGGCAGCATGTGGAACCGGCGGAGCctggcggcggcgcggcggcgggcgcaGCGGATCCTCGGCGTGGACCTGTCCCCCGTGGTGTGGGTGCGCCGCTTCCCCGTGGCACCGTCCTGA